A genomic stretch from Penicillium digitatum chromosome 4, complete sequence includes:
- a CDS encoding Glucose/ribitol dehydrogenase, producing the protein MSQFTLPDAKKPYRNPPTPSAKPRNVRLLLPLVATIGLGFGIYNYYVAVKSRRELSMLEEQERLVRNQQLMDAYGDKNSLRDVQQALDTYNSDMALTRVFH; encoded by the exons ATGTCTCAATTTACTCTCCCAGATGCCAAAAAACCATACAGAAACCCCCCAACCCCTAGCGCCAAGCCCCGGAATGTGCGGCT ACTGCTTCCTCTAGTAGCTACAATTGGTCTCG GGTTTGGCATCTATAACTACTATGTCGCAGTCAAGTCACGTCGGGAACTATCTATGCTGGAAGAACAGGAACGCCTGGTGCGAAATCAACAGCTGATGGACGCATACGGTGACAAGAACAGTCTGCGTGATGTCCAGCAAGCACTTGACACCTACAAT TCCGATAT GGCTTTAACTCGCGTATTTCATTAA
- a CDS encoding Short-chain dehydrogenase/reductase family protein, putative, which produces MGTAPRNTFGATHLDISNPFVDSIFLGLELQDKVIMAATTPQGRLQGKNAIITGAGGGIGLETSILFAREGANVLMADVSEPALEKALAKVKEVVPSAPRVESIRCDVSKESDVQAMVEYQDSWGGTDVIFNNAGIMHANDADAIDTPEKIWDLTHNINVKGVWFGSKHAVLSLRRHKKSRGSIINTASVVALVGAATPQLAYTASKGAVLAMTRELAIVHAREGFRFNALCPAPLNTPLLQDWLGDDKAKRLRREVHFPTGRFGEPIEQAHAVVFLASDESSFVNGTDFVVDGGMTKAYVTPEGPATPAPQNNGN; this is translated from the exons ATGGGG ACTGCCCCGCGTAATACCTTCGGTGCAACACACTTGGACATTAGCAACCCTTTTGTTGACTCGATTTTTCTCGGTTTAG AGCTTCAAGATAAGGTCATAATGGCTGCCACTACTCCCCAAGGACGTCTCCAAGGCAAGAATGCCATCATCACAGGTGCAGGCGG TGGCATCGGTCTCGAAACCAGTATTCTCTTCGCCCGCGAGGGTGCCAATGTCCTGATGGCCGACGTCTCTGAGCCCGCCCTTGAAAAGGCATTGGCTAAAGTGAAGGAAGTAGTTCCCTCCGCTCCTCGAGTCGAGTCTATCCGATGTGACGTGTCCAAAGAGTCGGATGTCCAGGCAATGGTTGAGTACCAGGACAGCTGGGGAGGCACTGACGTGATCTTCAACAATGCCGGAATCATGCACGCCAACGATGCAGATGCCATCGATACCCCCGAGAAGATCTGGGACCTCACACACAATATCAATGTCAAGGGTGTCTGGTTCGGCAGCAAGCACGCCGTCCTCAGTCTTCGTCGTCACAAGAAGTCCCGGGGCAGTATTATCAACACAGCTAGTGTGGTCGCCTTGGTCGGCGCTGCTACTCCTCAGCTCGCGTATACGGCGAGCAAGGGTGCGGTCTTGGCGATGACTCGGGAATTGGCCATCGTTCACGCCCGTGAGGGATTCCGTTTCAACGCTCTGTGCCCCGCACCCCTGAA CACTCCTCTTTTACAAGACTGGCTGGGTGATGACAAGGCCAAGCGGCTCCGTCGGGAGGTGCACTTCCCCACTGGCCGGTTTGGTGAACCCATCGAGCAGGCTCACGCAGTGGTTTTCCTGGCCAGCGATGAGAGCAGCTTCGTGAATGGAACGGACTTTGTGGTCGATGGTGGAATGACTAAA GCTTATGTGACCCCGGAGGGTCCAGCAACCCCTGCGCCGCAGAACAACGGCAATTAA